One Pelagicoccus enzymogenes DNA segment encodes these proteins:
- a CDS encoding PfkB family carbohydrate kinase, with product MKRYVDFINTISGKILLGCDGFVDEVYQIVDVRQSLTEYTAIDNLRSFGELIVKRADGGVGLEIVPKRRCSGGFTPNTGRVAAFLGLKPILTGLYGANEIDPAFEEFKENCDLISLGDPAVTLVFEFQDGKILMSALKSVANLTWKDFVAFFGEERLQEMFSDVDILGLGYWSLTPDFDNFLQGFVSQYEGKKAPRRMFFDFADIKKKSNESFMESLAIIKRLNEKIPMTMSVNEHEGAELFSRFQVEFEESPEKVTAGLTALRKAIGIDELVIHTPHYTAASCEAEGEGFALQDHQKNVIRTAGAGDTFNGGYLCASLGDLSIKERLVIANAATAFFVTHATAPTKEEMIAQIEKASDR from the coding sequence ATGAAAAGGTATGTAGATTTCATTAATACGATCAGCGGCAAGATTCTGCTCGGGTGCGACGGTTTCGTCGACGAGGTTTACCAAATCGTCGACGTCAGGCAAAGCCTCACCGAATACACCGCGATCGATAACCTTCGCTCCTTTGGCGAACTCATCGTCAAAAGGGCGGACGGAGGCGTTGGTCTAGAAATCGTCCCCAAACGTCGGTGCTCCGGCGGATTTACCCCAAACACCGGTAGAGTTGCGGCCTTTCTCGGCCTGAAACCTATCCTGACCGGACTCTACGGAGCCAACGAAATCGACCCGGCCTTCGAGGAGTTCAAGGAAAACTGCGATCTCATCTCCTTGGGCGACCCAGCGGTCACGCTTGTATTCGAATTCCAAGACGGCAAAATCCTGATGAGCGCCCTCAAGTCCGTAGCCAATCTTACCTGGAAGGACTTCGTCGCATTCTTCGGCGAGGAGCGACTGCAGGAAATGTTTTCCGACGTGGACATTCTAGGCCTCGGCTACTGGTCGCTGACTCCAGACTTCGACAATTTCCTGCAAGGCTTCGTCTCGCAATACGAAGGCAAAAAAGCGCCCCGCCGCATGTTCTTCGACTTCGCAGACATCAAGAAAAAGTCCAACGAATCGTTCATGGAAAGCTTGGCCATCATCAAGAGACTGAACGAAAAGATTCCCATGACCATGAGCGTCAACGAGCATGAAGGAGCTGAGCTTTTCTCGCGCTTTCAGGTTGAGTTCGAAGAGAGTCCGGAGAAGGTCACGGCGGGACTTACCGCACTCCGTAAAGCAATCGGAATCGACGAACTCGTGATCCACACGCCCCACTACACTGCCGCATCTTGCGAAGCGGAAGGGGAAGGTTTCGCGCTACAGGACCATCAGAAAAACGTCATCCGCACCGCCGGCGCCGGCGATACCTTCAATGGTGGCTACCTTTGCGCGTCTCTAGGAGACCTCTCAATCAAGGAACGCCTCGTCATCGCCAACGCAGCGACCGCCTTCTTCGTTACCCACGCAACCGCTCCCACGAAGGAGGAGATGATTGCGCAAATCGAAAAAGCGAGCGATAGGTAG
- a CDS encoding arabinose isomerase, which translates to MKSKHTFKVGLFGIGLEAYWPQFPELKESLDRNMETMAQRLSGYGSEVVNLGLVDTPEKALDAGHDFRKADVDIIFLYVTTYALSSTVLPVVQRAKVPVILLNIAPSAKIDYESFNKLGNRTLMTGRWLEYCSACPVPEISNVFNRTGIEFQQITGTLEESDPCWSEIADWVAAARVAHGMYHNRLGLMGHYYNGMLDIYTDITQQCGVFGGHMEIVEVDELSALRRDVTDTEIAERVALFQKEFDVQPDCAPAELERAARTSVALDRLVANHDLGSLAYYYMGTGNEENLDTMSSVILGNSLLTANGVPVAGEYEIKNAQAMKIMDLFGVGGSFTEYYAIDFEDDIVLLGHDGPGHLAIAQGKTKVKPLDVYHGKVGDGLSVEMSVKHGPVTLLSLVQSGDGELRLLIAEAESESGPILEIGNTNSRYRFSIGARAFVEQWNSHGPAHHCAVGIGHIASKLQKLAKLLGIEAITVC; encoded by the coding sequence ATGAAATCCAAACACACCTTCAAAGTAGGCCTCTTCGGTATCGGCCTGGAAGCCTACTGGCCGCAATTCCCCGAACTCAAAGAAAGCCTCGATCGTAACATGGAAACCATGGCGCAACGACTTTCTGGATACGGATCCGAAGTCGTCAACCTGGGCCTCGTCGACACCCCTGAGAAAGCGCTCGACGCCGGTCATGATTTCCGCAAAGCCGACGTTGATATCATTTTCCTCTACGTTACGACTTACGCCCTCTCCTCGACCGTGCTGCCCGTCGTACAACGCGCCAAGGTTCCCGTTATTCTCCTGAACATTGCTCCCAGCGCCAAGATCGACTACGAGAGTTTCAATAAGCTCGGCAACCGCACCCTCATGACCGGCCGCTGGCTCGAATACTGTTCGGCCTGCCCCGTACCCGAAATTTCCAACGTCTTCAATCGTACCGGGATCGAATTCCAGCAAATCACCGGCACCCTCGAGGAGTCCGACCCTTGCTGGAGCGAGATCGCAGACTGGGTTGCCGCCGCCCGCGTTGCTCACGGCATGTACCACAACCGCCTCGGTCTCATGGGCCACTACTACAACGGTATGCTGGACATTTACACCGACATTACCCAGCAGTGCGGTGTTTTTGGCGGCCACATGGAAATCGTAGAAGTCGACGAGCTTTCGGCTCTCCGTCGCGACGTTACGGATACGGAAATTGCGGAACGAGTCGCTCTGTTCCAGAAAGAGTTCGACGTGCAGCCCGACTGCGCCCCAGCCGAGCTCGAACGAGCCGCCCGCACCTCAGTCGCCCTCGACAGACTGGTCGCCAACCACGACCTCGGTTCCCTCGCCTACTACTACATGGGCACCGGAAATGAAGAAAATTTGGATACAATGAGTTCAGTCATCCTCGGCAACTCGCTTCTCACTGCCAATGGCGTTCCCGTCGCAGGAGAGTACGAAATCAAAAACGCCCAAGCCATGAAGATCATGGACCTCTTCGGAGTCGGCGGATCCTTCACCGAATACTACGCCATCGACTTCGAGGATGACATCGTCCTCCTCGGCCACGACGGCCCTGGGCATCTCGCCATCGCTCAAGGCAAAACCAAGGTCAAACCGCTGGACGTCTACCACGGCAAAGTGGGCGACGGCCTCTCCGTCGAAATGTCCGTCAAGCACGGTCCTGTCACCCTGCTGTCTTTAGTACAGTCTGGCGACGGCGAGCTCCGCCTACTCATCGCCGAGGCCGAATCCGAGTCGGGCCCCATCCTCGAAATCGGTAATACGAACAGCCGCTACCGCTTCTCCATTGGGGCCCGCGCCTTCGTGGAGCAATGGAATAGCCACGGGCCCGCCCACCATTGTGCCGTGGGCATTGGCCACATTGCCAGCAAACTGCAGAAGCTTGCCAAGCTCCTCGGCATCGAGGCCATCACCGTCTGTTAA
- a CDS encoding aldose 1-epimerase family protein, with amino-acid sequence MPAIRIDETLVSTASRQPWSVRSRTLRGGTQEGVDVVEIDNGKLSFVVLLSRGMGIWKGQNGKTRLGWDSPVKDPVHPSLVNANDCGGLGWLKGFNEWIVRCGLSSMGAPGADVLVDNNGNEMEAFLPLHGNIANLPARAACIEITAEEIILRGEVHETMMFGPALRLNTEIRTCFGSSTLTINDTVTNMGDNPAEHQLLYHVNYGQPLLEKGARFLAPFKQVAPRDPRAAEGIDHFDTFDAAVPGFVEQAYFMELAGKRGNRETLAMLKNAGGDQASLLRFSLKDFPCFTLWKNTAGERDGYVTGLEPATAYPNPRRFERQKGRVITLASGQSRSTSLIVENLDTKKAVKAAEAEIKGLQKSAKGKVSQTAIARFSNI; translated from the coding sequence ATGCCTGCGATCCGCATCGACGAAACGCTTGTATCCACTGCATCAAGACAGCCATGGTCGGTTCGCTCTCGCACCTTGCGCGGAGGAACCCAGGAAGGCGTCGACGTCGTGGAAATCGACAACGGCAAGCTTTCATTCGTCGTATTGCTGAGTCGCGGAATGGGAATTTGGAAAGGCCAAAACGGAAAAACCCGCTTGGGCTGGGATTCTCCCGTCAAGGACCCCGTGCACCCGAGTTTGGTCAACGCCAACGATTGCGGCGGCCTCGGGTGGTTGAAAGGCTTCAACGAGTGGATCGTACGCTGCGGACTCAGCAGCATGGGTGCTCCCGGTGCCGACGTTCTAGTGGACAACAATGGCAACGAGATGGAAGCCTTCCTGCCTTTGCACGGGAATATTGCCAATTTACCAGCTCGCGCCGCCTGCATCGAAATTACCGCAGAGGAGATAATTCTGCGGGGTGAAGTTCACGAGACTATGATGTTCGGGCCCGCCCTTCGCTTGAATACGGAGATTCGCACCTGTTTCGGTTCCTCAACACTGACTATCAACGACACCGTTACCAACATGGGCGACAACCCAGCCGAGCACCAGTTGCTCTACCACGTCAACTATGGGCAACCCTTACTCGAAAAAGGGGCTCGCTTCCTAGCTCCGTTCAAGCAAGTGGCGCCTCGCGACCCGAGGGCGGCCGAGGGTATCGATCATTTCGATACTTTTGACGCAGCAGTGCCTGGATTCGTGGAGCAGGCCTACTTCATGGAGTTGGCAGGAAAGCGCGGGAACCGCGAGACGCTCGCTATGCTGAAAAACGCCGGTGGCGACCAAGCCTCCCTCCTTCGCTTTTCATTGAAGGACTTTCCTTGTTTCACCCTCTGGAAAAACACGGCAGGCGAGCGAGACGGATACGTCACCGGACTCGAGCCTGCCACCGCCTACCCGAACCCGAGACGCTTCGAGCGCCAAAAGGGTCGCGTCATCACCTTGGCGAGTGGCCAATCCAGAAGCACGTCCTTGATCGTGGAAAATTTGGATACGAAAAAAGCCGTCAAAGCCGCCGAGGCGGAAATCAAGGGCCTGCAAAAAAGCGCGAAGGGCAAAGTGAGCCAGACAGCAATCGCCCGCTTCTCCAACATCTAG
- a CDS encoding BNR-4 repeat-containing protein, whose product MIRFSSTFSIPALTLACFALAACSDKPAKVPAANENQVDYFADDAWGNPLAVVQHPAGEHVDGITYLAYQGPLEDPYVASYNHETGEWKGPVQAGVSVMGKDPNRAKKVDNHGKPTLIVDDAGYIHVFYGGHGGTPGAHGENPLGNHHYGENRHAVSKRPYDITEWEDLHTIPPFGTYNQAVKMDNGDLYLFYRHGAHRSDWVYHKSTDNGRTFSPAVSFLKHKRRDDLDAVDSWYAWVGRGKGDEIIVTYDYHLCWDMNAGVDGRGHTTERHDAYYMVFNTKTGVWTNVQGEELQMPITREYADEMTLAARTGDKWTFNGTVHLDSEGHPHIATNIGEDLGEKTGGPKRTSHFRWTGEEWVGGEPVADIAPDVDSRGDFIVNSPQDIRFLIAYKEDGIGQVAWWNSLDGGASFTKGREVLRRENAGWAITSIIRNSTPEARAIVAEKQPGEDWHRVYLLGDDGPVTRALSEAQRREK is encoded by the coding sequence ATGATAAGGTTTAGCTCCACATTTTCGATTCCGGCATTAACCCTTGCCTGCTTCGCGTTGGCGGCTTGCAGCGATAAGCCCGCAAAGGTTCCTGCAGCTAATGAGAACCAAGTCGACTATTTCGCCGACGATGCATGGGGCAATCCGCTGGCGGTGGTGCAGCATCCTGCAGGCGAGCACGTCGACGGCATTACCTACCTCGCCTATCAAGGTCCCCTCGAAGATCCGTACGTGGCCTCCTACAATCACGAAACCGGTGAGTGGAAAGGACCGGTCCAAGCCGGCGTGAGCGTGATGGGAAAGGATCCGAATCGGGCCAAGAAAGTGGACAATCATGGAAAGCCGACCCTGATCGTGGACGATGCTGGCTATATTCACGTGTTTTACGGCGGACACGGAGGGACGCCGGGGGCGCACGGTGAAAACCCGCTTGGAAACCATCATTACGGAGAAAATAGGCACGCTGTGTCCAAACGCCCCTACGACATTACGGAGTGGGAGGATTTGCATACAATTCCCCCGTTTGGCACCTACAATCAAGCGGTCAAAATGGACAACGGCGACCTCTATCTCTTTTACCGGCATGGAGCGCATCGTAGCGACTGGGTGTATCACAAATCTACTGACAATGGACGCACCTTTTCGCCCGCCGTATCATTCTTAAAGCACAAGCGGCGCGACGACTTGGATGCTGTAGATAGCTGGTATGCATGGGTAGGCCGCGGGAAGGGCGACGAAATCATCGTGACCTACGATTATCATCTCTGCTGGGATATGAACGCAGGAGTAGACGGCCGCGGGCACACTACGGAACGACATGATGCTTACTATATGGTTTTCAATACTAAGACGGGCGTTTGGACAAACGTGCAGGGCGAGGAACTGCAGATGCCGATCACGCGCGAATACGCGGACGAAATGACCTTGGCCGCACGCACGGGTGACAAGTGGACCTTTAATGGTACTGTTCACCTCGATTCGGAAGGGCATCCGCATATCGCCACAAATATTGGAGAAGACCTTGGGGAAAAAACAGGCGGCCCGAAGCGGACCTCGCATTTCCGCTGGACAGGCGAGGAATGGGTTGGTGGCGAACCAGTGGCGGACATCGCTCCTGACGTCGACTCTCGGGGTGACTTTATCGTGAACTCACCGCAAGACATTCGCTTCTTGATCGCTTACAAGGAAGACGGCATCGGACAAGTCGCTTGGTGGAATAGCTTGGATGGCGGAGCGAGTTTTACCAAGGGGCGCGAAGTGCTTAGGCGCGAGAATGCAGGATGGGCGATCACTTCGATCATCCGCAATTCCACACCGGAGGCTAGGGCGATCGTTGCTGAAAAGCAACCCGGTGAGGATTGGCATCGCGTCTACCTTCTAGGGGACGATGGGCCAGTAACGCGCGCATTGAGCGAGGCTCAAAGACGCGAGAAGTAA
- a CDS encoding alpha-L-rhamnosidase: MSTFSLYDLRCESIQQPIGIQTTTPRLSWKIRSNRKSVFQAAYQIRVASAPEKLAEGQADLWDSGRVESDQSHLVSYAGTLLASRIIAYWQVRVWDNKGAEATSEIAFWEMGLLKASDWSANWINAAARAPSQDPLVLEWCEKVVYQPIADGGYERERKLDEVAVAKRPERIQIVKSAEPACWLRRSFAIKKAITRARLYSSCLGYSELYLDGKKISDRVLSPSQTDYEVRALYTIDALDEQLSRGEHELRIHLAEGWYGQSMGFFDPLFRYGKPIALAQLEIEYADGTRETIVTDSHWQAATSQLLKANLYTGEVCDGRIGDDDLTWGSVSGPEEDQPLPQRLEAQLLPPTRKVDRVEAVSIIEQEPGAYIVDMGINFAGWISLSLEAPRGTAIDLRYTEILTPENQLDWDTIGRRAVGAYQHDRYITSGQGRETYEPRFTYHGFQYIEIRGLPQKPQLDDIVGYQVRTDFKRTGAFSCSDAFLNKLHECILWTYEANFVGLPADCPHREKCGWLDAYNTGEMVYYNWDIGSSLGKYIEDIRSSSDLLGGLPGNIAPGRRNGMFEAFDWGICTILLPWYKYHYTGDLRIVEHHWQHMLNYLEFAHEKYPSGIPTGSLGDWCDQPATLELSFTRVDGSPFNSHPATTAAMHYFFAVKAMAALAKALEKGDELVKTFAERAESIRQAINSTYFHQRAMTFNSQTENALALIYGVVDANNRQAVADRLAEEVVHGNGGHFNVGAHGAGFLYHALSNYGHADVAWEMFQKETYPSYRYMFSQGATSIWENMSRWDPIKKTTSKSLSHPFQSSFHHWFYNAIGGVQAAPSTPGFKKLIFMPQTVGLHIGASASIETPYGTASSSWKLEESDFSWSIEIPPNTSATIVLPNRIQAATIDGETTAWTENSVLGTRYPKTLKLSSGSYRIAGKDDESPPAKSVPKRLGE; the protein is encoded by the coding sequence ATGTCCACATTTTCACTTTACGATCTTCGCTGCGAAAGCATCCAACAACCCATCGGCATACAAACAACAACGCCTCGTCTGAGCTGGAAGATCCGATCCAATCGCAAATCGGTTTTCCAAGCAGCTTACCAAATCCGCGTCGCCAGCGCCCCCGAGAAACTTGCCGAGGGTCAAGCCGACCTTTGGGATAGCGGACGAGTAGAAAGCGACCAGTCGCACCTCGTCTCCTATGCCGGAACGCTGCTTGCTTCACGGATTATCGCTTATTGGCAGGTTCGCGTCTGGGACAACAAAGGAGCCGAGGCCACTTCCGAGATCGCATTCTGGGAGATGGGACTGCTCAAAGCCTCGGACTGGTCCGCCAATTGGATCAATGCTGCCGCACGCGCTCCGAGCCAGGACCCACTGGTACTCGAGTGGTGCGAAAAAGTCGTCTACCAACCCATCGCCGATGGCGGCTACGAGCGCGAACGCAAGCTCGACGAAGTAGCTGTCGCCAAGCGTCCGGAGCGTATTCAAATAGTGAAGTCAGCTGAACCTGCCTGCTGGCTTCGTCGCTCCTTTGCAATCAAAAAGGCGATCACCCGCGCCCGTCTCTACTCTAGCTGCCTCGGTTACTCCGAGCTTTATCTCGATGGGAAGAAAATTTCAGACCGCGTTCTCTCCCCTTCTCAGACAGACTACGAAGTCAGAGCACTCTACACTATCGACGCTCTAGACGAACAACTTTCCAGAGGGGAACACGAGCTTCGCATTCATCTCGCAGAGGGCTGGTATGGCCAGAGTATGGGCTTTTTTGACCCACTGTTCCGCTACGGAAAACCGATCGCCCTCGCGCAATTGGAAATCGAATACGCTGATGGCACCCGCGAAACCATCGTGACTGACTCCCACTGGCAAGCTGCCACAAGCCAATTGCTCAAAGCAAACCTCTACACCGGCGAGGTCTGCGACGGCCGTATCGGCGACGACGACCTCACGTGGGGAAGCGTTTCCGGGCCAGAGGAGGACCAACCACTCCCACAACGCCTGGAAGCCCAATTGTTGCCCCCCACTCGCAAAGTAGATCGGGTAGAAGCGGTTTCGATCATCGAACAGGAACCAGGCGCCTACATCGTTGACATGGGAATCAACTTCGCCGGTTGGATCTCACTCTCCCTCGAAGCTCCACGCGGCACCGCCATCGACCTTCGCTATACGGAGATCCTCACGCCTGAGAATCAACTCGACTGGGACACCATCGGTCGCCGCGCCGTTGGCGCCTACCAGCACGATCGTTACATAACCAGCGGCCAGGGCCGGGAAACCTACGAACCTCGCTTCACGTATCACGGTTTCCAATACATCGAGATAAGAGGTCTCCCCCAAAAGCCTCAACTTGACGACATCGTTGGCTACCAAGTACGCACGGACTTCAAGCGAACCGGAGCCTTCTCCTGCTCCGACGCCTTCCTCAACAAGCTGCACGAGTGCATCCTCTGGACTTACGAAGCCAACTTCGTCGGTCTGCCCGCCGACTGCCCGCACCGCGAGAAGTGCGGTTGGCTCGATGCCTACAACACGGGCGAAATGGTCTATTACAACTGGGACATCGGATCGAGCCTTGGTAAGTATATCGAAGACATTCGCAGCTCTTCCGACCTCCTAGGTGGACTGCCCGGCAACATCGCTCCCGGTCGCCGCAACGGCATGTTCGAAGCCTTCGACTGGGGCATATGTACCATTCTGCTTCCGTGGTATAAATATCACTACACGGGCGACCTTCGCATCGTTGAACACCACTGGCAACACATGTTGAACTACTTGGAATTTGCCCACGAGAAGTATCCGAGCGGCATTCCTACCGGTTCCCTCGGCGACTGGTGCGATCAACCCGCCACCCTCGAGTTGTCTTTCACCCGTGTCGACGGCAGTCCGTTCAACTCCCACCCAGCCACCACCGCAGCCATGCACTACTTTTTCGCGGTAAAGGCGATGGCCGCGCTAGCCAAGGCGCTTGAGAAAGGCGACGAGTTGGTAAAAACCTTCGCCGAGCGGGCCGAAAGCATACGGCAAGCCATCAACTCGACCTACTTCCACCAGCGGGCCATGACCTTCAACAGTCAAACTGAGAACGCCCTAGCCTTGATCTACGGAGTGGTTGACGCCAACAACCGCCAAGCGGTAGCCGACCGTCTCGCCGAGGAAGTCGTACACGGCAACGGAGGTCACTTCAACGTCGGCGCCCACGGAGCCGGGTTCCTCTATCATGCCCTCAGCAACTACGGTCACGCCGATGTGGCCTGGGAGATGTTCCAGAAAGAGACGTACCCAAGCTACCGATACATGTTTAGCCAAGGAGCTACCTCGATCTGGGAAAACATGAGCCGATGGGATCCCATCAAGAAAACCACCTCAAAATCCCTCAGCCATCCCTTCCAATCTAGCTTTCACCACTGGTTCTACAACGCGATCGGCGGAGTGCAGGCCGCCCCGTCGACACCCGGTTTCAAGAAACTAATTTTCATGCCGCAAACCGTCGGGTTGCACATTGGAGCCTCCGCCAGCATCGAGACTCCCTACGGCACCGCCAGCAGCTCGTGGAAGCTTGAAGAGAGTGACTTCTCTTGGTCCATTGAAATCCCCCCAAATACGAGCGCCACCATCGTTCTTCCCAACCGTATCCAAGCGGCGACGATCGACGGAGAAACCACTGCATGGACCGAAAATTCAGTTTTGGGTACACGCTATCCGAAAACCCTGAAACTCAGCTCTGGAAGTTACCGCATAGCGGGAAAGGACGACGAATCTCCGCCTGCAAAGAGCGTCCCGAAACGCCTCGGTGAGTGA
- a CDS encoding family 78 glycoside hydrolase catalytic domain codes for MIKYVLYLCLFLTPQLFSLPAANSLSVGPLLQDPIGYGESELQFSWKLPQGEQTAWEIRCATKRSLLPGKADLWQSGQRSSSQNLFVNYEGAKLGTGDRLYWIVRYWDGDGNLSDWSEVASVEYGLLYSHDWKGKWIQDPEDRSGEIDPAPHFRKAFESKPKLDRARLHYSAEGIVDFSLNGKRVSDSYFGPGWPDYRKRRIARTVDVTELLKKGENVIGAVLADGWYSGNILFAGRERNGGTPALLCQLELYYKDGSRDVVVSDSSWKVVTGAVQFADFYDGESYDARAALGAWDEVGFDDSGWRAAVARDVDLAIPISSYSGPSVKAVEKIAPLSWKRGDEGTIIFDFGVNLVGVPELKMPMEKGQTVEMRFAEALNPDGTPHYENLRSAKVTDSYTAAEDGVATWSPRFTFHGYRYMELSGIPEGEEPRLDWVKSLVLTSEVASTGEFRSSVEDWNQLQQNIRRSQLGNFLEVPTDCPQRNERLGWTGDIQVFGPTAAFNFQSLAFLEKWCRDLRDGQFPTGKIPDVAPDVMWVRSRPHGTPAWGDAITIVPWDMYQKYGYNKILRDNYQAMIRWVSYYDMETSANGGLWIDYGYNDWLQPFQENTDRPLRGDTSRSLLGTAYYARSAAILADVAEALGYEDDAKQFSKRAESVRERFAKAFFEDGVMLPREDGKETQTAYLLALAFDLLPEADRANAMRELERLVVEEANGHLRTGFVGTALICRTLSRFGRTDLAYTVALQEEYPSWIYSIREGATSIWERWNSYSRSEGFNGAKMNSLNHYAYGAVGQWMYETVAGLSELEPGYKKIKVAPEPGGGVTQAKASLETPYGLAESSWQLGGGRFDLSVVIPPNTSAVVELPNGETVEVGVGRHTFSRPAGQ; via the coding sequence ATGATAAAATACGTACTATACCTCTGTTTGTTTCTGACCCCACAATTGTTTTCACTGCCGGCAGCGAACTCGCTGAGCGTCGGGCCTCTCTTGCAAGACCCGATTGGCTATGGCGAAAGCGAACTGCAGTTTTCGTGGAAGCTGCCGCAAGGGGAGCAGACGGCTTGGGAAATCCGCTGCGCAACGAAGCGTTCGTTGCTGCCGGGAAAAGCCGATCTTTGGCAGAGTGGGCAGCGTTCGTCGTCGCAGAACTTGTTTGTCAATTACGAGGGAGCGAAGCTTGGGACCGGAGATCGATTGTACTGGATTGTTCGATACTGGGATGGGGATGGAAATTTGTCGGACTGGTCCGAGGTCGCTAGCGTCGAGTACGGACTGCTGTACTCGCATGATTGGAAAGGGAAGTGGATCCAGGATCCGGAGGATCGCTCGGGAGAGATTGATCCGGCTCCGCATTTTCGCAAAGCGTTTGAAAGCAAGCCCAAATTGGATCGAGCCCGCTTGCATTACTCGGCTGAGGGGATCGTCGACTTTTCCCTCAACGGGAAGCGAGTCTCGGACAGCTATTTCGGTCCCGGATGGCCGGACTACCGCAAGCGTCGCATCGCCCGTACAGTAGACGTTACCGAGCTTTTGAAGAAAGGCGAAAACGTCATTGGCGCGGTGCTCGCGGATGGTTGGTACAGTGGCAATATCCTATTTGCGGGCAGGGAGCGAAATGGTGGAACTCCCGCTCTCCTATGCCAGCTGGAGTTGTATTACAAGGATGGTAGCCGAGATGTGGTCGTTTCCGATAGTAGTTGGAAAGTGGTGACGGGCGCCGTGCAGTTTGCCGACTTCTACGATGGCGAGAGCTACGATGCCCGAGCCGCATTGGGGGCTTGGGATGAGGTAGGATTTGACGACTCAGGCTGGCGAGCGGCCGTTGCGCGCGACGTTGACCTTGCGATTCCAATCAGTAGCTATTCGGGACCCTCTGTAAAGGCGGTGGAAAAGATTGCCCCCTTGTCATGGAAACGAGGTGACGAAGGGACGATTATCTTTGATTTCGGAGTGAATCTGGTGGGCGTGCCCGAGTTGAAGATGCCGATGGAAAAAGGTCAAACCGTTGAGATGAGGTTTGCCGAAGCCCTCAACCCGGATGGAACACCGCACTACGAGAATCTTCGTTCGGCCAAGGTGACGGACTCTTATACCGCGGCCGAGGACGGTGTCGCAACTTGGTCACCTCGCTTCACTTTTCATGGCTATCGCTACATGGAACTCTCTGGGATTCCGGAAGGAGAGGAACCTCGGTTGGATTGGGTAAAGAGTTTAGTCCTTACGAGCGAAGTCGCTTCAACGGGCGAGTTTAGAAGCTCTGTAGAAGACTGGAACCAGTTGCAGCAGAACATCAGACGAAGCCAACTAGGAAACTTCTTGGAGGTGCCAACGGATTGTCCGCAGCGCAACGAACGCCTTGGTTGGACGGGCGATATCCAAGTCTTTGGTCCCACTGCGGCCTTCAACTTTCAGTCCTTGGCTTTTTTGGAAAAGTGGTGTCGCGACCTGAGGGATGGGCAATTCCCAACTGGAAAGATTCCTGATGTGGCTCCAGATGTCATGTGGGTGCGAAGCCGACCTCATGGAACTCCAGCTTGGGGGGACGCCATTACGATTGTACCATGGGATATGTATCAAAAGTATGGTTACAATAAGATTCTACGAGACAACTACCAGGCGATGATCAGATGGGTTTCCTACTACGATATGGAAACGTCGGCTAATGGTGGTCTGTGGATTGATTACGGATACAACGATTGGCTGCAACCGTTCCAGGAGAATACCGATAGACCCTTGCGAGGTGACACCAGTCGTTCGTTGCTCGGCACGGCTTACTACGCTCGCAGCGCGGCCATCTTGGCGGATGTCGCGGAGGCGCTAGGCTACGAGGACGACGCGAAACAATTTTCGAAGCGGGCGGAATCCGTTCGCGAGCGTTTTGCGAAAGCGTTTTTTGAAGACGGAGTGATGCTTCCTCGGGAGGACGGAAAAGAAACGCAGACGGCCTATTTGCTGGCGCTCGCTTTCGACCTGCTGCCCGAAGCGGACCGGGCGAATGCCATGCGAGAGCTAGAGCGTCTTGTGGTAGAAGAGGCTAACGGGCATTTGCGTACGGGATTTGTGGGTACGGCTTTGATTTGCAGGACTTTGAGCCGTTTCGGACGCACGGATCTGGCTTACACGGTTGCCTTGCAGGAAGAGTACCCGTCTTGGATTTATTCAATCCGAGAAGGGGCGACTTCCATTTGGGAACGTTGGAACAGCTACTCGCGGTCGGAGGGCTTCAACGGAGCAAAGATGAACTCCTTGAACCACTACGCCTACGGAGCGGTAGGGCAATGGATGTATGAAACGGTGGCAGGCTTGTCCGAACTAGAGCCTGGATACAAAAAGATTAAAGTGGCTCCAGAACCGGGCGGCGGAGTGACGCAGGCTAAGGCGTCCTTGGAAACTCCCTACGGATTGGCCGAAAGCTCATGGCAGCTTGGGGGCGGCAGGTTTGATCTCTCCGTCGTGATCCCACCGAATACATCTGCGGTTGTAGAACTTCCGAATGGTGAAACAGTAGAGGTCGGAGTTGGAAGACATACGTTTTCTCGACCCGCAGGACAATGA